The stretch of DNA CGCTCTGTGCGGCGCTATCAGCAGGAAGAGGTTACTCTGGCCAGTCTGGGGCAAATTCTCTGGGCCGCCCAGGGCGTTACGCTAAATACCGGCCGGCACCTGTTTCGCACCGTACCCTCTGCCGGAGCGTTATACCCCCTGGAAACCTACGTCCTGGCAAACAAAGTGGATGGCCTGGCCAAGGGCATTTACCATTATGAAGTTCCCGGGCACCGTCTGACAGAGGTAACCAGCGGTGACTTTGGCCCGGCGCTGACCCACGCCGCCCTGGGCCAGAAAATGGTGCAGCAGGCATCATGCACACTGATTTGGAGCATGATAGCGGCCCGCGCCAAAAGGAAGTACAGCCAGCGGGCTTACCGCTATATCTATATGGACGCCGGCCACAGTGCACAGAATGTGGCTTTGGCAGCGGTCTCCCTGGGCCTGGGATCCTGCCAGATTGCCGCTTTTTTCGATCAGGAGGTTAACGACCTGCTGGGGTTGGACGGCCAGGATGAAACAGCTATTTATCTGACGGCGGTAGGTATTCCCGCCGGCTAAGTTTACAAGAACCATAACAAAGGAAGTGAAAGAATGACGAAATTTAATGATTTTGCAGTAAGCGAAAATGTACTGCAGGCAGTAAGCAATATGGGGTTTGAGGAAGCAACGCCCATTCAGGAGCAGGCCATACCCACCGCCCTTAAAGGCCTTGACTTGATTGGCCAGGCCCATACCGGAACAGGAAAAACCGCCGCTTTTGGAGTGCCCATGGTGGAGAAGCTGGAAAAAAACGGCTCCACAGTACAGGCACTGGTGGTGACGCCGACCCGTGAGCTGGCGGTGCAGGTTGCCGAGGAATTAAACAAAATCGGTCAGTACAAAGGAATCCGGACCCTGCCGGTCTACGGCGGACAGGACATCGGCCGGCAAATTCGGGGCCTGCAAAAGCGACCACAGATCATTGTGGGTACACCGGGACGCCTTTTGGATCACATCCGGCGCCGCACGGTACGTCTGGGTCAGGTCTCCATGGTGGTGCTGGATGAGGCCGACGAGATGCTGAACATGGGCTTTATTGAAGACATTGAAGCCATCCTGCAGGAAACTCCCCAGGAGCGGCAGACCCTCTTGTTTTCCGCCACCATGCCCGGACCCATTGAACAGCTGGCGCGCCGTTTCATGCGGGACCCGCAAAAGATCTCCGTCCGCTCCAAGGAAGTCACGGTGCCCAACACCGAACAGTTCCACATGGTAATGGAAGAGAGGCAAAAATTCGATGTGCTCTGCCGCCTGCTGGATACCCAGTCGCCGGATTTGGCCATTGTCTTTGGCCGCACCAAACGCCGGGTTGATGAACTGTACGAAGCGCTCAACAAGCGCGGTTATTCCGCCGAAGGTATCCACGGTGATATGACTCAGGCCCGTCGGGATTCGGTGATGCGCCAGTTTAAGGACGGCTCCATCGATATTCTGGTGGCCACCGACGTGGCGGCCCGCGGCCTGGATATTACCGGCGTGACCCATGTCTACAACTTTGATATCCCGCAGGATCCGGAAAGCTACGTACACCGCATCGGCCGTACAGGCCGGGCCGGTAATACCGGTATGGCCGTTACCTTTGTGTCCAACCGGGAAGTGGGGCATCTGCGTACCATCGAATACGGCACCAAATCCCGCATCCCCCGCCTGTCAACGCCCACCGTTAAAGAAGCCATAGAAGGGCAGCAGCGCATTGCCGTGGAAAAACTTCTGAAAACGGTGGAATCGGAGGATATCACCCACTACCAGCCTCTGGCTGATGAATTACTAAATGAACATGATGCGGAAACAATTCTGGCCGCAGCACTGAAGATGCTCACCAAAGAGCCGGACACCACTCCGGTAAAGCTAACAGAAGAAGCGCCCCAGTGGTCCAAGCGGCAAAACAAGCCGTACCAGGGAGGCCATTACCGACGCAATAAACACAAAGGCGGCCGTGGCCGCCGTCCGTACAATAAAAAATAGTCAAAGAACCGGTAAAATGACGCCCGCAGATGGGCGTCATTTTTTTTGAGACTATTGTCCTATTTGCCTAAATTTTTGCAAGTCCAGCAGGAATTATGAAAGCAATTGTCGAAAACTCTTGGGAGTAAAATACGGCTTATGGCCGAATCAAAATACAGAAACCAGGAGGTCTTACCAAAATTATGAAAAAACATGCTTCCCTCCTTATAATTCCTTCCATTATCGTAAATATCGTTTTAGGCGTTTTTGCAATATACAATCTTACAGGCAATTCTTTTGAAATTGAAACCTTGTCGCATGTGAAAGAAGCAGGTATCTATGGACCCAGTGGCCTCCAGGTTATTGAGGGAGACTTCACCATAGAATCTGCTGATGTTAAACTGCAAAATACCGTTGTCACCGGAAACCTTTACCTGACAGAGGGTATCGGCGATGGGGCAGTGGAGCTGAATAATGTTGTTGTACAAGGCTCAACGTTGGTTAAAGGTGGGGGGCAAAACAGTATTAAATTAGAAAATGTCACCCTAAATGAGCTTGAGGTAAACAGAGAGGACGGCAAAGTCAGGGTTTCTCTGATAGGAAATACCCAGGTGGAAAAAGTCATTTTGGGCGGAGAATCCATCCTGGATGTTACTGAGCTTTCCGAAGAAGGGTTTTTAACCGAAGTATACATACAAACCGCCAGCGATGTGGCATTGGCCGGTGACTTTAAGAATATTGTGGTGGCACAAAATAGTGCACAGGTTCAGTTCCTTACAGGAAAAGCGGACAAGCTGTCCACCACGCCGCAGGCCCGAGATGCTGCCATCGATCTTGGCGACAAGGTGGAAATCGGTTTGTTGGAACCTGGTGCCCCGTTGAAGTTAACCGGGGAAGGTTTGGTAAAAGAAATGAAGGTATCTGCTCCGGGCCTGGTTAAAGTTGCCGTTTCCATAGAGAGCCTGATTGCTTCCGGACGGGGTATTTTTATTGAACTTGTCGGGGGTAGTATTGAGAGCTTTTTGGTTGAAGAATCAGAAGGTACCGTTATGATCCACCTGGCTGAGGGAACTGAAGTCGGTTCCCTGGAGCTTAACGGTGCCGCCGGGATAACCGGGAAGGGCGAAATTAAAGATGCCCGCATTAATGCTGCCGGCACAACCATAGAACAGACTCCGGGTAAAGTGGCTTTGGCCAAAGACATCAAAGCTGAAGTGGGCGGTAAGGAACTGCCTGAAAAGGTTGAGGAGAAACCTCCTGCCCCGCGGCAACCGTCAACACCGTCAACACCGTCAACACCAACGGTGACGCTGGGCTCTATCAGTAATATGTCTATGGGTGTGGGGAGAACAGGTACCCGGGACCTTTCCGTTTCCCCGGGCGATGCCAATATCTCCGTTTCATCCAGTAATAGCAATGTGGCCTCGGTGTCGCTGTCAGGAAACAAAATTACTGTGACCGGTAATGCCGCCGGGTCTGCTACCATTACTGTGACCGCCAGGAAATCCGGCTACAATGACAGAACAAGAACGTTTACTGTTACTGTGAATCAAGTGCGGAGTTTCGAAACCGGCGATGAGAGACTTAGTCCCGGCAATACAGTTGTTGTTGTTACTCTGTGGCACTCGGACCCGCAAAACTATGAAGTTGTAGTAGGCAGTACGCCTTTAAGGTATCTGAGCGATGAAAAAGCATTTTTTGGCGAGGTTCCCGATGCCGATGCAAGTGCCGGCAACGTCAGGGTAAACAGAAGGTAATCGGCGGGAGAAAAGGGAGGCAAAGGAATGGTAAGGGGAATTTTCCCAACTGGATGGTTAAAAGTTTTCTTTTCGGCGTTTCTTGTGCTCCTTTTGCTAACAAGCCATGTGTCCGCTGCGATTATCGGATTTGTGGCTGAGGGAAGCGATGGTAAATATTATGAATACGATTATGACGACTTACTGGAGTCCTATGTAATGAATATGTTGGGCTCTGATGCCAAGTTGTTTAATGATTTCCGAAAAAAGAGCCTAACCGCATATCTGGATGACGTTAACGGTTATGTTGATTATGAAGATGTCCTGGAGGCATATGCCCTGTCAATAATTACGGGCAAAAAATTCGATGTTAATGCTTACACAGCCGGCGGCAATGCCAGGCTTGCCAGCATGCCAAATTCCGTTATTGTGGTGACGGAGGAGAGTGGTAAGCTGGTCTTTACCGAGAAAGCTTTAGATGCGCTGGAAAATGTATTAGAACGCATCAATAAAGCCTCTACTGTTGATGAAATGAGGGTAGCCCTACTTGAACGATCCAGTGCTTTGGGCATTAACTTGGCGGCCTATAACAATCTAAATTCGTATGGCAAAACAGCAGCGATAAATGAAGTGCTCCGCAAAAGGCCGGAGGACGGCTATGGGTCGGCCAAGCAGATTAAGGATACCTTTGACAATGCGGTCTCCGCTGCAAGAGCCCAACTGGATGCCGCCGTCAAAGCTGTAAACGATGCTTCTGACACAAGCAAGATGCGAAAAGCTCTTACAGATAATGATAAGGTGCTGGAACTTAAGCTGGACAGGTACAGCTTATCCTCCTCAGAGGCGGATAACCTGGCTGGTAATCTTTTGGGAGAACGTCCCTTTGCTTCCGCAGGAGAACTCAGGTATATTTTACATACACATATTCTGGGAAAACGCTTCGGCGCGGAAGTCACCCACACCCGTTATCCCATAACGCTAAAGGAAGCGCTGGATATTCAGATGGCACTTACAAACCCCCGGCCGCAAACCGACCTTTATGGCGGAGGCTGGCAAAATGCCAAACGGGATGATGTGGAGTATCACCTGAATCCTTACAACTTTATCGATCTGGACTATACCGGCGGCAATACCGAAGAAATCAGAATCACCGCTTCATCTTTGAGGGTCAGGGAAAGGCCCACCACCAACAGCCCTCAGTTAAAGACCGATGCGGGTGCAAACATTGCGGTGACAAACGGTCAGGTCTTTACCATCCTGGCTGCCGCCGAGGCGGAGCCTGATACTGCTGCGGGCACGGAAGGTACGTGGTATAAGATAAGCGTTCAGGGTAAAGAAGGCTGGGTTTGCGGCGCATATGTCACCAATTCCACGTCCGCTTTATCATCATCGATTTTCCAGTTTCTTGTCCTTACCGGCAACGCCGGAACCACGGAAGAAGTATTAAATAACATTTTGTCCGGACGTGGAACCCTGCACAATCAGGGCGCCGCTTTTCTGCAGGGGAGCAAGGAGCACAATATCAATGAAGTATTTCTCGTCTCTTTGGCCCTGCATGAAACAGGAAACGGCACCAGCAAGTTAGCCACTGGCATTGAGGTAGAGGATGTGGACAATAAGGTTGAGGGTAAAAACGTGGTAAAGGTATATAATATGTTCGGTATCGGAGCCAGAGACAGCAACCCTAACCACCTCGGCGCCCAACGTGCCTACCAAGAGGGTTGGTTTAGCCCGGAGGAGGCGATTAAGGGGGGAGCCGCTTTTGCCGCCAGATCATACATTAGCCGTAATCAAGATACACTGTACAAAATGAGATGGAATCCTGCCAATCCCGGCACTTATCAATATGCCTCGGATATCGGTTGGGCTGCAAAACAGGTTGGGCGCTATAACCAGATAGGCAATTACAATCTGAAATTTGATATTCCCCGCTACAAACAATAAAAGGTTTGAACCCCCTGGTAGACGGACGGACAAGTTCTCAAAGGGGGGTTCTCTGTTTGTTTTGCGTAAATTATTGAACTCAGTATATAATAGATAGAAATGCGAAGAAAGGTAGATGAGTATGAAAAATCCTGTAGTAAAGTTTGAAATGGAAGACGGAGCAATAATTACGGCGGAGTTGGATCCGCAGGCTGCACCCAATACAGTGAAAAACTTTGTTTCGCTGGTGAAGAGCGGTTTTTATGACGGCCTGATTTTTCATCGTGTTATCCCCGGCTTTATGATTCAGGGAGGATGTCCGCAAGGCAGTGGAATGGGCGGACCCGGTTATACCATTAAAGGTGAGTTTAAGGCTAACGGCTTTGATAATCCCATTCGCCACGACCGCGGCGTTTTATCCATGGCCCGGGCGGCACATCCCGATTCGGCCGGATCCCAGTTTTTCCTCATGGTGGCCGGCGCACCGCATTTGGACGGGCAGTATGCGGCGTTTGGCAAAGTGACCGACGGCATGGATGTGGCAGACCGCATTGTGGCGGTGAAGCGCGATCATGGTGATAAGCCCCTGGAAGACCAGCGTATTAAAAAAGTAACCGTTGATACCTTCGGGGAAGAAATTGGCGAGCCGGAGAAACTGGAAAAGTAACGGAGACGGCAAATGATTAATTGCCTTTTGTGTGAAACTCAATCAACACAACAAATAGAGGCCGCAGCTCCCGGGTATTACCATTGCCGGGAGTGCGACCTCATTTTTCTCGCTCCTAAGTTTCGCCTGGATGCAGAGCAGGAGAAACGTTCAAGCAAGTTATACCCGCAAACAAAAAGAGATGACAAGAAGAAACTGTCATCTTGCTTAAGGTGAGAAATATAAAGATTTCTTTGTAACAATAAAAAGGCTTCCAGGTGACCCACCTGAAAGCCTCTTATTGTATCCAGGGATTATACAATCATGGACTTCTATTTCTTCAGTTATTGCTCGATATATACACCGTGAAGCTTAAAGATCCTTGCCGGGCTCATATAAAAGCCTTTTACATCGTTGTTGACGCCGGTAAGATCCTCAATGTGCAACAGGTAAAGCATTGGTGCAAGCTCAACAAGTCTCTCCTGAGCTGCTCTGTAGAACTCCTCACGTTTATCAGGATCGGATTCCTGGCGGCCTTTGTCAAGCAGTTCGTCCAGTTCTTCATCCAGCAGGAAAGTACGGTTGCCTGCCGCACCGAAGTTGGATGAGTGGAAAAGGGCATACATTGCATAGTCGGCATCCAGTGTGGGTGTGGACCAGCCAAGGATAAACATGTCGTGGTTGCCCGCAGCAGTGTTTTCCAGATATGCAGTCCACTCAAGCTCTTCAATGGTTACGGTAATGTTTATATCACTTAACTTAGACTGCACATATTCGGCAATCTGAATACGTGCCTGATTATCGTTTGTCCAGATAGTTGTTTCAAAGCCGTCTTCAAACCCAGCTTCTGCCAGCAATTCTTTTGCCCTTTCAGGGTCATAGGGAATGGCCTCTACAGATGGGTCATAGCCAAATACTCCCGGTGCTATGGGCCCTACTGCGGGAATGGCGGTACCTTCATAAATACCGTCGATTATCTCTTGTTTGTTTATAGCCATGGTAATAGCCTGACGGACACGAACATCATCAAATGGAGCCTTGTCGGCATTTAAGCCGATGTAGGCCAGGCTTGTGGCGGACTGAACGTTGAGATAAGCGTTTGCCATATTTTCCACACGGCTGCTGTCACTGGGCTGAATGGGATCGGCAATATGGGCGTAGCCTGTTTCCAGTTCGGCCAAACGTGTCTGGTCTTCAGGAACAACCTTGAATGTTACGCTGTCCAGTTTAGCCTTTTCACCCCAGTAATCCTCGTTGCGTACAAGCTTAATCTCACTGCCGGGCACCCAGCTTTCAAATACAAAGTAGCCTGTACCAACAGGGTCCATGGAAATTACTGAGCCTGGGTCTTTGCCTTCTTCCATAGCCGCATAATCCGCTTCAATAGATGCAAGGCTGATTATACCACCACCGCTGTGTGCCAGATGGGCCGGCAGCGGTGCAAACGGAAACTCAGTTACAAACTGAACAGTATACTCGTCTACAACTATTATTTCTTCGATCATGCTAAACAGGAAAAGGCGCTGAGAAGCAATGTCGGGGTCGAGCAAACGATCAAAGTTGGCTTTGACAACTTCTGCGTTAAAATCAGTGCCGTCATGGAATTTGACCCCTTCGCGCAGGGTAAACTCCCAGGTTAAATCATCAACTGCTTCCCAATCGGTAGCCAGCAAAGGCTGCAATACATTGTCCTGGTCAAAATAAACCAGTGACTCGTAGATGTTGAAGGCTACGTTGGATGACGGAACATCATTGGAACCGTGCGGGTCAAGAGATACTGCATCTGACAAAGTTGCAATAATTAAGTCTCCCCCAGATGAAGCTTCCGGTGGTGTCTCCGAATCGCCATTCGGGTCTGCATCCTGTCCACATGCGGCCAGCAATGAAAGTACCATGGCCATGCAAACAATCAGCAATAATTTTCTAGATTTTACCATTCCACTTTCCCCCTTATATATGTATTATATTTTTGGCGCAGCACTTAAATAGTACTAAGATTTTGTGGATAATTTTGTCAAAGACTAAAAACTCAGACTATTAAATTGCTGCTTTATCAATTATACTATACCTGATATAATTTTGTATATGCCTGTGTAATAAATATTTATTTAATTAAATATTACATAGCAGAAGGGAATGAGCAAAATTGAGCAAAGCAGTAACAGGTGTTCCGGTCAATACTCCCAAAGCAATCAAAAATCTTTCTGGATACCAAACCTTTTACAAGAGATTAAAAAAGAACAAGGCCGCGCTCATTGGGGGCTACTTACTTTTATTCTTTATTATAGTTGCCATTGTCGGGCCTTTTTTTACTGTGCACGACCCTGTAAGGGTCGACTTTACGCAGAAACTGTTAACCCCCTCGGCAACTCACTGGTTCGGCACAGACCATAACGGCAGAGATATATTTACCCGTATCATTTACGGCATGCCAATTACCCTGTATGTAGGTTTTACATCTGTTATTATCGGTGCGCTGATCGGTGTCCCTTTGGGGGTTTTTTCAGGATATTACGGCAAAATGATAGATACTGTTCTTATGAGACTGATAGACATACTACTTGCCTTTCCCGGTATTTTACTGGCAATTGCTTTGGTCAGTGTGCTGGGCAAGAGTGTAACAAATGTAATTATTGCTGTAGGCGTATTTTCTATTCCTGCCTTTGCCCGGATAGCACGGGGTTCAACCATGTCTGTGCGTAAACTGGAATATATAGATGCTGTACGTGCCCTTGGTGCCAGTGATATGCGCATTATCTTTAAACATATATTACCAAATATTATTTCGCCTATAATTGTTCAGGCAACAATAAGAATTGCAATCTCAATTCTGGCCGCCAGTGGTCTCTCCTTTCTCGGTCTGGGGGCTCAGCCGCCCTCTCCTGAATGGGGCGCCATGCTAAGCCAGGGACGAAGATACATGTTTGACTATCCCCATGTAGCCCTGTTTCCCGGTTTGGCAATCGTTACTGTAGTACTGGCGTTTAATATTTTTGGAGACGGATTACGGGATGCCTATGATCCAAAAGCCAAAGCATAGGAGGCCATGAATATGTTTCATTTCATAATAAGAAGACTGTTACAAACTATTCCGGTCATCATAGGTGTTACAATCCTGGTTTTTTCTCTAATGCACTTGATACCGGGAGATGCGGCACAGTTTATAGCCGGTGAAAATGCCCCGCCTGAACAGGTTGAACTTATGAGAGAACGACTTGGGTTAAACGACCCCCTCCATGTTCAGTACCATAGATATATGAGTAATCTCTTGCAGGGAGATTTGGGACAATCGGTACGCAGCAGCCGACCGGTTATAGATGAAATCAGGCCAAGGTTTTGGACAACCGTCCAACTGGCTTTTTACAGTATGGTAGTAAGTGTCTTTATTGGCCTAATTGCCGGCGTTGTTTCAGCAGTCAGGCAATACGGAACGAGTGACACCTTGCTTATGCTTGTTGCTTTGTTTGGACTATCAATGCCAAACTTCTGGCTTGGACTGATGCTTATTAGATATATTTCAGTAGAGTACATGCTGCTGCCTCCATCGGGATGGGGAACCTGGCAGCAAAGCATTCTTCCTGTTTTAACTCTTGGCACCGCAGGTGCTGCCATCATAGCCAGAATGACCCGTTCCAGCATGCTTGATGTAATTAACCAGGATTATATTCGCACCGCCAGGGCCAAAGGGCTAAGTGAAAGAGTGGTTACTTACAGGCACGCCTTAAAAAACGCATTAATTCCTGTTGTTACCGTTGTGGGGCTGGAACTTGGCATGCTGCTTTCGGGTACTATCCTGACAGAAACAGTTTTTGCCATTAACGGCATGGGGAGACTGATTGTTGACAATATCAACTCAAGAGACTTTCCGGTAGTACAGGGTACCGTTCTTGTCTTTGCCTTAATTTTTGTCTTTGTAAATATGCTTGTTGATATCTCTTACCGTTACTTAAATAAACGTATTGATTTTAACTAGTGTTTTGCTGGGAAAGAGGTGTAGCAATTGGAAAATAACAACCTTATACTTGAAATTAATAATTTGCAAACTTCTTTTTTTACTGATGACGGTGAAGTTAAGGCTGTTGACGGAGTCACCCTGAAAGTGCAAAAAGGTGAAACACTGGGTGTAGTGGGTGAATCAGGATGTGGCAAAAGCGTCATGGCACTGTCTGTAATGCGCCTCATTCAAAAACCTGGCAAAATCACAGGCGGGGAAATCATCTTAAACGGACAGAACATAGTAAAGAAAACTGAAAAAGAAATGCTGAAAATTCGCGGCAACAAAATCTCCTTTATTTTTCAGGAACCTATGACTTCTTTAAACCCGGTCTTAACAATCGGGGAGCAACTCAGAGAAACCTTTCGGGCACACAATAAGATAAGCAAAAAAGAGGCTTTGGCAAAATCAATCGAGATTCTTAAGCTAGTTAAAATTCCTTCCCCTGAAAAAAGAATTCATCAGTACCCTTATGAATTATCCGGTGGCATGAGGCAAAGGGTTATGATTGCCATGGCACTTGCATGCAATCCCGAACTCCTTATTGCCGATGAGCCCACAACTGCTCTGGATGTAACTATCCAGGCACAAATACTTGAGCTGATTAAGGACCTTCAGTCAAAACTGAACACGGCAGTTGTAATGATTACCCATGACCTTGGAGTTGTGGCTGAAACTTGCAACAATGTGGCAGTAATGTATTGCGGTAGTGTGGTGGAATACGCTGATGTAAAAACACTGTTTGCCACACCGAAACATCCGTACACACTAGGTCTTTTTAATTCACTTCCCCGTCATGATATTGACAAAGAAGAACTGGAGGCCATTAAAGGTTCCGTTCCAAATCTCACAGAAATACCTAATGGTTGCCGCTTTTCTCCCCGTTGCCCTTACACCCGGGATATCTGCAAAGACAAGTTTCCCGAATTAATAAGTACCGGAAACAGCCAGGTCAGATGCTGGGCTTATTCAGATGAGTGGAAAGGCAAAAAGGGGGTACTATGAGTTGAGTAAAGAACTCATGAAAGTAGAAGGCCTAAAGATGTACTTTCCCATAAAAGGCGGATTTCTCGGACAAACAGTTAACCATGTCAAAGCTGTTGATGATATTTCCTTTACCGTCTATGAAGGTGAAACAGTCAGCGTAGTGGGAGAGTCCGGGTGCGGAAAATCTACTACCGGCAGAGCAATCCTGCAACTTGAAGAGCCCACTGCAGGCAAAGTTATCTTTAACGGGAAAGACCTGCTTTCTCTGAACAAAAAAGAATTAAGAAAAGTTCGTAAAGACCTTCAGATTATTTTTCAGGATCCTTTCGCATCTATTAACCCCCGCCAAACCATAGCCCAAATATTAGAAGAAGCACTCCATATCCAAAATATAGTACCAAAGAACCAAAGAAGGGAACGTGTTGTTGAATTATTGGAAGCGGTGGGCCTGGCAGGCTATCAGGCCGACAGGTTCCCACATCAGTTTAGCGGCGGGCAAAGACAGAGAATCGGCATAGCACGTGCACTTGCGTTAAACCCTAAACTCATTATCTGCGATGAAGCCGTCTCTGCACTTGATGTCTCAATCAGGGCACAAATATTAAACCTTTTAAAAAGGCTGCAAAAAGAATTTCAGTTAACTTATCTCTTTATTTCTCACGACCTTGGTGTAGTACGCCACATTTCAGACAGAATAATAGTAATGTACCTGGGAAGAATTGTGGAAATTGCCGATAAGCTTTCCCTGTTTGAAAACTCTAAGCATCCTTACACCAAAGCTCTCCTGTCGGCTATACCGGTTCCCGATCCTAATATAGAAAGAACAAGAATCATCCTCAAAGGAGATGTTCCGTCTGCGATTAATCCTCCTTCCGGCTGCCGTTTCCATACACGGTGCCCGTTTGCTACCGATAAATGCACTGAAGAAGTGCCGGAACTAAGATCATCCACCAGCATGACAGACGGTCACAAAGCAGCTTGCCACTACTTCGAGGATATAGCTTCCGGAAAAATGAAACAATAACAAATGCCGGCCCGTGGGCCGGCATTACATTTTCCCAACCTTCACCCTTTTCCTCACAGCCTGCTGTATTTATCATGTTACTAATTGGCACCCCTTAGCCTCTTAACACTCAACTAATACTTTTCAAGGCAAGCTTGGTACCGGGGGGGGGGGTGTCATTTCTCCGATTGGTTTACCATCACAAATCCTTTGGCGTTGGTTTTTCATCATACAGGATAGCTATGCCTAAAAACAGTGAATTCTTACGATGTAATCCGAGATGAAATATTTTTTTGTCATCACTGATAGGAAAAGGATGAACAGATTGCGACAACGCGTATTGGCTTACACTATGGTATAATTTGTAATAGAACGGGGTTGTCGTACTCCTGTATCTGTGATATTGTATGACCACAAAGAAAGCAAATTCCTATCTTATAACTGGAAAAACTGTAGCGGGGACGGCAAATGACTAATTGCCTTTTGTGTGAAACTAAATCTATACATCAAATAGAGGCCGCAGCTCCCGGGTATTACCATTGCCGGGAGTGCGACCTCATTTTTCTCGCTCCTAAGTTTCGCCTGGATGCAGAGCAGGAAAAAGAGCACTACGAAACACACAACAATACTCTGGATAATCCGGGGTATGTGCAGATGTTTGAAAAATTTATCAGTAATGCGGTGCTCCCCTATGTGTATCCGAATGGGCGTGCTTTGGATTTTGGGTGTGGTCCGGGTCAGGTTCTGCAGGTGCTCTTGGAGCGCAGAGGGTTTAGGACTGATGTGTATGACCCGTACTATGCCCCACAGGAGCCGCAGGGCCCTTACCGGCTGGTGACCAGTACCGAAGCCCTGGAACATGTCTATGAGCCCGGGAAAGTGTGGCAGAAGCTGCTGCTCCTTTTGGAGGCCGGTGGTACTCTGGCTGTTATGACCAATTTCCACCAAGGCCCGGAAGCATTTGTCAATTGGTGGTACAGGCGTGATCCCACCCATGTAACTTTCTTCAGTGAAGATACCTTTGCCTGGCTTGCAAAGCAGCAGGGGCTCAAAATACTGTACTCAGACGGGAAGAAAACCATAACGCTAAAGAAACAGGACGAATAAGGTTGCACCAGCTGTCTGCGCAGTTGGGCAACCTTTCTTCTTATTGTTCAGGCAGCGCGCGCAAGAGCATC from Dethiobacter alkaliphilus AHT 1 encodes:
- a CDS encoding SagB/ThcOx family dehydrogenase; the protein is MRIGDEFQNQTKYFRDSSPAMAANEKVMPPYKEYPADHPRITLPEPMREGGKPLFTLCSKRRSVRRYQQEEVTLASLGQILWAAQGVTLNTGRHLFRTVPSAGALYPLETYVLANKVDGLAKGIYHYEVPGHRLTEVTSGDFGPALTHAALGQKMVQQASCTLIWSMIAARAKRKYSQRAYRYIYMDAGHSAQNVALAAVSLGLGSCQIAAFFDQEVNDLLGLDGQDETAIYLTAVGIPAG
- a CDS encoding glucosaminidase domain-containing protein, giving the protein MVRGIFPTGWLKVFFSAFLVLLLLTSHVSAAIIGFVAEGSDGKYYEYDYDDLLESYVMNMLGSDAKLFNDFRKKSLTAYLDDVNGYVDYEDVLEAYALSIITGKKFDVNAYTAGGNARLASMPNSVIVVTEESGKLVFTEKALDALENVLERINKASTVDEMRVALLERSSALGINLAAYNNLNSYGKTAAINEVLRKRPEDGYGSAKQIKDTFDNAVSAARAQLDAAVKAVNDASDTSKMRKALTDNDKVLELKLDRYSLSSSEADNLAGNLLGERPFASAGELRYILHTHILGKRFGAEVTHTRYPITLKEALDIQMALTNPRPQTDLYGGGWQNAKRDDVEYHLNPYNFIDLDYTGGNTEEIRITASSLRVRERPTTNSPQLKTDAGANIAVTNGQVFTILAAAEAEPDTAAGTEGTWYKISVQGKEGWVCGAYVTNSTSALSSSIFQFLVLTGNAGTTEEVLNNILSGRGTLHNQGAAFLQGSKEHNINEVFLVSLALHETGNGTSKLATGIEVEDVDNKVEGKNVVKVYNMFGIGARDSNPNHLGAQRAYQEGWFSPEEAIKGGAAFAARSYISRNQDTLYKMRWNPANPGTYQYASDIGWAAKQVGRYNQIGNYNLKFDIPRYKQ
- a CDS encoding DEAD/DEAH box helicase — encoded protein: MTKFNDFAVSENVLQAVSNMGFEEATPIQEQAIPTALKGLDLIGQAHTGTGKTAAFGVPMVEKLEKNGSTVQALVVTPTRELAVQVAEELNKIGQYKGIRTLPVYGGQDIGRQIRGLQKRPQIIVGTPGRLLDHIRRRTVRLGQVSMVVLDEADEMLNMGFIEDIEAILQETPQERQTLLFSATMPGPIEQLARRFMRDPQKISVRSKEVTVPNTEQFHMVMEERQKFDVLCRLLDTQSPDLAIVFGRTKRRVDELYEALNKRGYSAEGIHGDMTQARRDSVMRQFKDGSIDILVATDVAARGLDITGVTHVYNFDIPQDPESYVHRIGRTGRAGNTGMAVTFVSNREVGHLRTIEYGTKSRIPRLSTPTVKEAIEGQQRIAVEKLLKTVESEDITHYQPLADELLNEHDAETILAAALKMLTKEPDTTPVKLTEEAPQWSKRQNKPYQGGHYRRNKHKGGRGRRPYNKK
- a CDS encoding Ig-like domain-containing protein — encoded protein: MKKHASLLIIPSIIVNIVLGVFAIYNLTGNSFEIETLSHVKEAGIYGPSGLQVIEGDFTIESADVKLQNTVVTGNLYLTEGIGDGAVELNNVVVQGSTLVKGGGQNSIKLENVTLNELEVNREDGKVRVSLIGNTQVEKVILGGESILDVTELSEEGFLTEVYIQTASDVALAGDFKNIVVAQNSAQVQFLTGKADKLSTTPQARDAAIDLGDKVEIGLLEPGAPLKLTGEGLVKEMKVSAPGLVKVAVSIESLIASGRGIFIELVGGSIESFLVEESEGTVMIHLAEGTEVGSLELNGAAGITGKGEIKDARINAAGTTIEQTPGKVALAKDIKAEVGGKELPEKVEEKPPAPRQPSTPSTPSTPTVTLGSISNMSMGVGRTGTRDLSVSPGDANISVSSSNSNVASVSLSGNKITVTGNAAGSATITVTARKSGYNDRTRTFTVTVNQVRSFETGDERLSPGNTVVVVTLWHSDPQNYEVVVGSTPLRYLSDEKAFFGEVPDADASAGNVRVNRR
- a CDS encoding peptidylprolyl isomerase produces the protein MKNPVVKFEMEDGAIITAELDPQAAPNTVKNFVSLVKSGFYDGLIFHRVIPGFMIQGGCPQGSGMGGPGYTIKGEFKANGFDNPIRHDRGVLSMARAAHPDSAGSQFFLMVAGAPHLDGQYAAFGKVTDGMDVADRIVAVKRDHGDKPLEDQRIKKVTVDTFGEEIGEPEKLEK